In Spirosoma aureum, a single genomic region encodes these proteins:
- a CDS encoding alpha/beta hydrolase-fold protein, producing the protein MNTYITRTKFILALVALLHVIANDAVAQPNVAKNLVKEVRVSNVEIKHGTLSTEKLASTILRDNRIGLDTNRDIKVYLPPGYANSSKSYPVVYYCHSIFTNAEKLVGDGTIINLLERGFANGVVNEFIFVVADYSTPTTGSIYENSPVSGRWLDFTTDELVPFIDGRFRTLRHRDSRALAGDFMGGRGVLKLAMVRPDLFSVVYALHPVATGIGFLPWSSVDIDWKKIHRAKSFADLKGDGRAQIFVTVSQAYLPNMNRPPFYCDFFTELENGETKLNVENTRKSKRGFHLEETLDESVENLQTMRGIAIDWGRFDPNQDHVQSNRVFSRKLEDLGIEHEAEEYRGNPWNRNWTENGRFYARVLPFLARYLVFDVNQ; encoded by the coding sequence ATGAATACCTATATAACTAGAACAAAATTCATTCTTGCCCTTGTAGCACTTCTACATGTAATAGCTAACGATGCAGTCGCACAACCCAACGTAGCAAAGAACCTGGTTAAGGAGGTGCGTGTCAGTAATGTGGAAATAAAACACGGTACTCTGAGCACGGAAAAACTGGCATCAACCATCCTCCGGGATAACCGAATTGGCCTTGATACAAACCGTGATATCAAGGTTTATCTGCCACCAGGTTATGCTAATTCCAGCAAGTCTTATCCAGTCGTCTATTACTGCCACAGTATTTTCACGAATGCGGAAAAGCTAGTTGGAGATGGTACGATCATTAATCTGCTGGAGCGCGGCTTTGCGAATGGTGTTGTAAATGAGTTCATTTTCGTGGTTGCCGATTACAGCACACCAACGACCGGCAGTATTTATGAAAATTCACCTGTCAGTGGCCGCTGGCTCGATTTTACGACCGACGAGCTGGTCCCTTTTATAGATGGCCGATTTCGTACCCTTCGTCACCGCGATAGCCGTGCGCTGGCTGGCGACTTTATGGGCGGACGGGGCGTGTTAAAGCTGGCGATGGTGCGCCCTGACCTTTTCAGCGTGGTCTATGCGCTGCACCCGGTAGCTACCGGAATCGGCTTTTTGCCCTGGTCCTCGGTTGACATCGACTGGAAAAAAATTCATCGGGCGAAATCGTTTGCCGATCTGAAAGGCGATGGGCGGGCACAAATCTTCGTAACCGTCAGCCAGGCTTACCTGCCCAACATGAATCGACCTCCGTTTTATTGTGATTTCTTTACGGAGCTCGAAAACGGTGAGACGAAACTCAACGTCGAAAATACCAGAAAGTCAAAAAGAGGCTTCCATCTCGAAGAAACACTCGACGAGTCGGTTGAGAATCTACAAACCATGCGCGGCATCGCCATCGACTGGGGTCGCTTCGATCCGAACCAGGACCATGTGCAGTCCAATCGAGTGTTCAGCCGGAAACTTGAGGATTTGGGAATCGAACACGAAGCCGAGGAGTATCGGGGTAACCCTTGGAACAGGAACTGGACCGAAAATGGCCGGTTCTATGCACGAGTGCTCCCCTTTCTTGCCCGATATCTCGTATTTGATGTCAACCAATAA
- a CDS encoding nuclear transport factor 2 family protein, with the protein MIQFRWIILFVTVTILKSAGLFAQSDLKADEKTIAFLKQFRSDFSRSMLEKNPSLIQAYYAETIRLMPEYQKTIMGKRNALLYHNSFATRFAVQEFRMNELEVNDLGSMVAEIGLFTLKMNEKRTGKAFDLKGKYVNIWEKAANGTILLMTDAWNYNHPLEIDDQLTFKEIPVVDVAVQAHMPITNNISFELAALNRLMEATVSQHDHRIWSQFYAEDGMFCYTGHPIYKGKKELDAFLVEHCKGLPIFEKLDIRNDRIDHLGTYVIEYASHIATVRNGDWSGVGVGKDLRIWRREKDGSLKLFRHIGMYD; encoded by the coding sequence ATGATACAGTTTAGATGGATCATTTTGTTCGTAACAGTAACCATTCTAAAGAGTGCGGGTTTATTCGCCCAATCGGATTTAAAGGCAGATGAAAAGACGATCGCTTTTTTAAAGCAATTTAGATCCGATTTTTCGAGGAGTATGCTGGAAAAGAATCCATCTCTGATTCAGGCCTATTACGCCGAAACGATTCGGTTGATGCCCGAGTATCAGAAGACAATCATGGGTAAACGTAATGCCCTATTATACCACAACTCTTTTGCGACACGATTTGCTGTTCAGGAATTTAGAATGAACGAGCTAGAAGTCAATGACCTTGGATCGATGGTGGCAGAAATTGGACTTTTCACCCTGAAAATGAACGAGAAACGTACCGGTAAAGCCTTTGATTTAAAGGGTAAGTATGTCAATATCTGGGAGAAGGCTGCGAATGGTACAATATTGTTGATGACAGATGCCTGGAATTACAACCATCCGTTGGAGATTGACGATCAGTTGACATTTAAGGAGATACCCGTAGTTGACGTTGCGGTACAGGCACACATGCCAATCACAAACAACATAAGTTTTGAGCTTGCTGCCCTGAACCGCCTGATGGAAGCCACCGTTAGTCAGCATGACCACCGGATATGGTCTCAGTTTTATGCCGAAGATGGCATGTTTTGCTACACAGGGCATCCTATATACAAGGGTAAGAAAGAACTGGATGCTTTTCTGGTTGAGCACTGCAAAGGCTTGCCAATTTTCGAAAAACTGGACATACGTAATGATCGCATCGATCATCTGGGAACGTATGTTATTGAATACGCCAGTCACATAGCTACGGTGAGAAATGGTGACTGGTCGGGCGTTGGGGTTGGAAAAGATTTACGGATCTGGCGGAGGGAAAAAGATGGCTCGCTTAAACTATTCAGACACATCGGAATGTATGACTAA
- a CDS encoding APC family permease produces MTKLARSITLNQAILLVVSGIVGSGVFKKVAPMAAELGSPILVLACWVMAGVVSLAGALTYAEMAGMFPQSGGEYVYFRHIYGRLFAFLYGWGAFTVMRTATIAALAHIFGQSLLSLTGTHGASSELIVKLIACSLIVFLSFVNYRGVSFAEGLSRALIYLTFVAVIIIAVLGFQSQTGSLAHLTQPVQEPVLNVRGSLLGSLVVASLGAFWGYEGWNQIGYIGEEIKSPQRNLPIALGVGTSIVVGIYVLLNAVYLYVLPIDKLVQFASTPDRIAAVEVVRQAAGWAGATFISLLILVTTSNSTNASILMPARVFYAMARDGLFFKAAARIHPRYKTPSVAILLQGFWSIVLVWSGSFDQLTDMLVFASFIFYGATALGVILLRQKQPDIIRPYRVIGYPIVPLFFLSCCTLLVLMTLINQPREALTGLGLIATGLPFYWFWCRNRPVVVENP; encoded by the coding sequence ATGACAAAACTCGCCCGCAGCATCACGCTTAACCAAGCCATTTTACTGGTTGTCAGTGGAATTGTTGGCTCTGGAGTTTTCAAAAAAGTAGCACCGATGGCGGCTGAGTTAGGATCACCGATACTGGTCCTGGCTTGTTGGGTGATGGCGGGTGTTGTTAGTTTGGCAGGTGCCTTAACCTATGCTGAGATGGCGGGTATGTTCCCGCAATCGGGGGGCGAATACGTTTATTTCAGACATATTTACGGTCGCCTGTTTGCGTTTCTGTATGGCTGGGGAGCTTTCACGGTAATGCGCACAGCCACGATTGCCGCTCTCGCGCACATATTCGGTCAATCATTGCTCTCGCTTACAGGTACGCACGGCGCTTCTTCGGAGTTAATCGTAAAGCTCATTGCCTGCTCGCTCATCGTTTTTTTGAGTTTCGTCAATTACCGGGGTGTATCGTTCGCCGAAGGGCTTAGCCGGGCGCTGATTTACCTGACATTCGTAGCGGTCATCATCATTGCTGTTCTGGGGTTTCAATCCCAGACAGGTAGCCTGGCCCACCTTACTCAGCCTGTTCAGGAACCAGTTCTGAATGTACGTGGTAGTTTACTTGGCTCTCTTGTTGTCGCTTCACTCGGTGCATTTTGGGGGTATGAAGGATGGAACCAGATTGGCTATATTGGCGAAGAGATCAAATCCCCGCAACGAAATCTACCGATCGCTCTGGGCGTAGGCACCAGTATCGTGGTTGGCATTTATGTACTCCTGAATGCGGTTTATTTATACGTCCTACCTATTGATAAACTGGTTCAATTTGCCAGCACACCTGATAGAATTGCGGCTGTCGAAGTCGTGCGGCAGGCGGCAGGCTGGGCCGGGGCCACGTTCATTTCATTATTGATCCTGGTAACGACCTCAAACTCAACCAATGCCTCTATACTGATGCCAGCCAGGGTCTTTTATGCAATGGCGCGTGATGGGCTGTTTTTTAAAGCGGCTGCCCGTATTCATCCCCGTTATAAAACACCTTCGGTAGCCATTCTACTTCAGGGTTTCTGGTCGATTGTACTGGTCTGGTCGGGTAGTTTTGACCAATTGACCGATATGCTGGTTTTTGCCTCGTTTATATTTTACGGGGCCACTGCTCTTGGCGTGATTCTGCTTCGCCAAAAACAACCCGACATCATTCGCCCATATCGGGTAATCGGTTATCCGATCGTACCTTTATTTTTCTTAAGTTGCTGTACGTTACTTGTCTTGATGACGCTTATCAATCAGCCCCGCGAAGCGCTAACGGGTCTGGGGTTAATCGCTACTGGTCTTCCCTTTTATTGGTTCTGGTGCAGAAATAGGCCGGTAGTGGTCGAGAATCCGTAA
- a CDS encoding heme-dependent oxidative N-demethylase family protein, which produces MLPYFPFGQQFNDKMGTYPLPESDWLIEVDQQYQNEITLKRQLLSTLPHYYYQALPGHEPAQWEVLELVLQNLVRFSPDSFTLHRNGNQWLWQNRILNEETTFTFGDMRTLPKDPLDWVGRQVQEDLTILAGNEATLVAGQLCFGNGWCLDEKIGLPFWQIHRPIVPIVEPMMLAAQKLMERLPVGRPVWRANWSVKVTDQLDMTSRHTSMLDKLLAEQSAHMTIDSIAEQLYVRVERQTLTRLPRSGAILFGIHTYQNLLAREVEERPDAAKRMAQVFSTTPAAMIDYKGMTSFLPILIRYLNNIHPSYYKSTS; this is translated from the coding sequence ATGCTCCCCTATTTCCCGTTTGGCCAGCAGTTTAATGACAAAATGGGTACGTATCCGTTGCCCGAAAGCGACTGGCTTATTGAGGTCGATCAACAGTATCAAAACGAAATCACACTTAAACGTCAATTGCTGAGCACGTTACCCCACTACTATTATCAGGCGTTGCCCGGCCACGAACCAGCTCAATGGGAGGTTTTGGAGCTGGTTCTGCAAAATCTGGTCCGGTTTTCGCCTGATTCGTTTACGCTTCATCGAAATGGTAATCAATGGCTTTGGCAAAACCGCATCCTGAACGAGGAAACAACCTTTACCTTCGGTGATATGCGAACATTACCCAAAGACCCGCTCGATTGGGTAGGCCGACAGGTACAGGAAGACCTGACCATTCTGGCGGGTAATGAGGCCACACTAGTAGCCGGACAACTGTGTTTCGGCAATGGATGGTGTCTGGATGAGAAAATTGGGTTGCCCTTCTGGCAGATTCACAGACCCATTGTCCCGATTGTAGAACCCATGATGCTGGCCGCCCAAAAGCTTATGGAACGATTGCCAGTAGGCCGCCCGGTTTGGCGCGCGAACTGGAGTGTGAAAGTTACCGATCAATTGGACATGACAAGCCGCCATACGTCAATGCTCGATAAACTTCTTGCCGAACAAAGTGCCCACATGACGATCGACTCCATCGCAGAACAACTCTATGTCCGCGTTGAACGGCAGACACTTACCCGGTTACCCCGCTCAGGAGCAATTCTGTTCGGCATTCATACTTATCAGAATTTACTCGCTCGTGAAGTAGAAGAACGGCCCGACGCAGCCAAAAGAATGGCTCAGGTATTTAGCACGACTCCAGCCGCAATGATTGACTATAAAGGAATGACTTCGTTTTTGCCCATCTTAATCCGTTACTTGAATAATATACACCCAAGTTATTACAAATCAACTAGTTGA
- a CDS encoding dipeptide epimerase has translation MRIKAIRSYCRDLALTKPYTIAYQTISTVENVFLEIELANGIVGVGAANPSPEVVGESTDQALQNLQSEWIFRLIGHDIRLYNILLDDASQQFPNAPGTLAALDIALHDAFCQFLGIPVVAFYGQKIQSLPTSVTIGIMDVANTLIEADTYYEQGFRVLKIKTGLNVSEDIERILKLRERFPHSLTIRVDANQGYSLTELDVFLKATSAAQIELIEQPLRVGTELELLGLPNNIRRLLAADESLKNPEAALKLAQHPQPFGIFNIKLMKCGGIRSALAIATIARSATISLFWGCNDESRISITAALHAAFACANTRYIDLDGSLDLAEDVVSGGFVLENGVMRPIGEAGLGLRRLT, from the coding sequence ATGCGCATTAAAGCCATCCGCTCCTATTGCCGGGATCTGGCGCTTACGAAACCATATACGATCGCTTATCAGACTATCTCAACAGTCGAGAATGTCTTTCTGGAAATTGAACTGGCAAACGGGATCGTTGGCGTTGGGGCTGCCAACCCATCGCCCGAAGTAGTAGGCGAATCAACAGATCAGGCCTTGCAGAATTTGCAAAGTGAATGGATATTCCGGCTCATTGGGCATGACATCCGGCTATACAACATCCTGCTCGATGATGCCAGTCAGCAGTTTCCGAATGCCCCCGGAACCCTGGCTGCGCTGGATATTGCCCTGCATGACGCCTTTTGTCAATTTCTGGGCATTCCGGTTGTCGCCTTTTACGGGCAGAAAATCCAGTCGTTACCGACATCGGTAACCATCGGCATTATGGATGTTGCCAATACACTGATTGAAGCAGACACCTATTATGAGCAGGGTTTTCGGGTGCTCAAGATAAAAACCGGTTTGAACGTATCCGAGGATATTGAGCGAATCCTGAAACTTCGGGAGCGTTTTCCGCATAGTCTGACCATCCGTGTCGATGCGAATCAGGGGTATTCCTTAACCGAACTGGACGTTTTCCTGAAAGCGACCTCTGCAGCTCAGATCGAACTGATCGAACAGCCACTACGGGTTGGCACTGAACTTGAATTACTTGGTTTACCCAATAACATACGGCGGTTACTGGCGGCTGACGAATCGCTAAAAAATCCTGAAGCGGCTTTGAAATTGGCTCAACACCCCCAACCTTTTGGTATCTTTAATATCAAGCTGATGAAATGTGGGGGTATTCGGTCAGCACTTGCGATTGCCACTATTGCCCGATCGGCTACCATTTCCCTATTTTGGGGTTGCAATGACGAGAGCCGGATCAGCATTACCGCAGCCCTACACGCAGCTTTTGCGTGTGCAAATACCCGTTACATTGATCTCGATGGCAGTCTGGATCTTGCCGAAGATGTTGTTTCGGGTGGTTTTGTTCTCGAAAATGGCGTCATGCGTCCAATTGGTGAAGCGGGTCTGGGATTACGTCGACTGACATAA
- a CDS encoding DUF1611 domain-containing protein, which yields MNNRAILLTDGLLATPNAKTAHGLIRGSDRYQIVGVVDMPTAGQDAGNILDGIFRNIPVFASVDEALSTVGPVSYAIVAVATSGGVLPQTMLTGIRHSLEKGLSVVNGLHEFLSEKPDLVALGRQYGGQLIDVRRPKPRQDLHFWTGEINQITAPIVAVIGTDCALGKRTTTRLIREACNQQGINAQMIYTGQTGWLQGGQYGFIVDSTLNDFVSGELEHALVSCWLETSADVLLIEGQAALRNPSGPCGSEFLVSGNARYAVLVHAPKRTHYDHIPDWGRIPTVDTEINLINAYGSTVIALALNTEGCSRDEAFAYQKQYTEQLGIPVLLPLEEGVAPIVPVIQTLTTAAHAH from the coding sequence ATGAATAATCGGGCAATTCTGCTCACTGACGGCTTATTAGCCACTCCCAATGCTAAAACAGCTCACGGTCTGATCAGGGGGTCGGATCGCTACCAGATCGTGGGTGTGGTCGATATGCCCACGGCTGGACAGGACGCAGGTAACATTCTCGACGGGATATTCCGGAATATTCCCGTTTTTGCATCAGTCGATGAGGCACTTTCGACAGTTGGGCCGGTTTCCTATGCGATCGTTGCCGTGGCAACAAGTGGCGGAGTTTTACCCCAAACCATGCTCACCGGTATTCGCCACAGTCTGGAAAAGGGGTTGTCGGTGGTGAACGGATTGCATGAATTTCTGAGTGAGAAACCCGACCTGGTTGCGCTGGGCCGGCAGTATGGTGGTCAGCTCATCGACGTACGGCGGCCTAAACCCCGGCAGGACCTTCATTTTTGGACGGGTGAAATTAACCAGATTACAGCCCCCATCGTCGCGGTTATCGGCACCGATTGCGCTCTTGGCAAGCGTACAACCACCCGCCTGATCCGGGAAGCCTGTAACCAGCAGGGTATCAACGCCCAAATGATCTATACCGGCCAGACCGGTTGGCTTCAGGGTGGTCAATACGGCTTCATTGTCGATTCGACCCTCAACGATTTTGTATCGGGTGAACTCGAACATGCGCTCGTTTCCTGCTGGCTCGAAACGAGCGCCGATGTATTGCTGATTGAGGGTCAGGCCGCGCTCCGAAATCCCAGTGGGCCCTGTGGCTCGGAGTTTCTGGTTTCGGGTAATGCCCGGTATGCTGTGCTGGTTCATGCGCCCAAACGAACCCATTATGATCATATTCCGGACTGGGGACGCATACCTACCGTTGATACGGAGATTAACCTGATCAATGCCTACGGCTCGACGGTCATTGCCCTCGCCCTCAATACCGAAGGATGCAGTCGAGACGAAGCCTTTGCTTACCAGAAGCAATATACAGAACAGCTTGGTATTCCGGTACTTCTCCCACTGGAAGAGGGCGTAGCACCTATTGTACCTGTTATTCAGACCCTAACCACTGCGGCTCATGCGCATTAA
- a CDS encoding DNA-3-methyladenine glycosylase I has protein sequence MSDDRQALHKAYHDHLYGFPIHDDNELFCRLVLEINQAGLSWETILKKEATFRIAYDNFELKTVAAYTDADRERLMADPGIIRNRLKINAAIENAKTILTLQEEHGSFEKWLELHHPKTKEEWVKLFKKTFRFTGGEIVNEFLMSIGFLPGAHSSDCRVYTNVLEAKPKWMNA, from the coding sequence ATGTCCGACGATCGCCAGGCCCTGCACAAAGCCTATCACGACCATCTGTATGGCTTTCCCATTCACGATGACAATGAGCTGTTTTGCCGGCTGGTGCTTGAAATCAACCAGGCTGGCCTTAGCTGGGAAACCATCTTAAAAAAGGAAGCGACGTTCCGAATCGCCTACGACAATTTTGAACTGAAAACAGTGGCGGCCTATACCGATGCCGACCGGGAACGATTAATGGCAGATCCGGGCATTATTCGCAATCGACTGAAAATTAACGCAGCCATAGAAAATGCAAAAACCATACTAACGCTCCAGGAAGAGCATGGCTCGTTTGAAAAGTGGCTGGAATTACATCACCCTAAAACAAAAGAGGAATGGGTGAAGCTGTTCAAAAAGACCTTCCGCTTTACGGGTGGTGAAATCGTCAACGAGTTTTTAATGAGCATCGGTTTCCTGCCTGGTGCCCACTCATCCGATTGTAGGGTGTATACAAACGTGCTGGAGGCTAAACCGAAGTGGATGAATGCCTGA
- a CDS encoding helix-turn-helix domain-containing protein encodes MKKATNQPYIFNSISELHQALGLPKPLHPLVSLSNYADIKTDTTEIAKGMMTNLYKISYKKNFTGKARYGQHYYDFNEGGLCFVSPNQLISEAEPQGSYEGFTLMIHPDFIRNYPLGKTIKSYGFFSYSSNEALHLSEREKEIIMGVFKSIGEELASSIDQFSQDVIVSQIELLLNYSNRFYNRQFITRKAINHDLLTKLEALLADYFDSQKPLTTGLPTVQYLSDQLNVSPRYLSDMLRMHTGQNTQQHIHTKLIEKAKELLSTTNLSVAEIAYQLGFEYPQSFNKIFKRKADVSPIEFRQSFN; translated from the coding sequence ATGAAAAAAGCAACGAACCAACCCTATATATTCAACTCGATTTCGGAGTTACACCAGGCGCTGGGCTTGCCCAAACCGCTGCATCCCCTGGTAAGTCTGAGCAATTATGCTGACATCAAAACGGACACGACCGAAATAGCCAAGGGGATGATGACGAATCTGTACAAGATTTCGTACAAAAAGAATTTTACGGGTAAGGCCAGATATGGTCAGCATTATTATGATTTTAATGAAGGGGGTCTCTGTTTTGTTTCGCCCAATCAGCTGATTTCAGAAGCGGAACCACAGGGTAGTTACGAAGGGTTTACGCTGATGATTCATCCGGATTTTATCCGGAATTATCCGCTGGGGAAAACCATCAAAAGCTACGGGTTCTTTTCGTATTCATCCAACGAAGCCCTGCATCTTTCCGAACGGGAAAAAGAAATTATCATGGGCGTTTTCAAGAGCATTGGGGAAGAACTGGCTTCGTCCATCGACCAGTTTAGTCAGGATGTGATTGTCTCCCAGATTGAGCTGCTGCTCAACTACAGCAATCGGTTTTATAACCGCCAGTTTATTACCAGAAAAGCCATCAACCACGACCTTTTGACCAAGCTGGAAGCCTTACTAGCCGATTATTTTGACAGCCAGAAACCATTAACAACCGGCTTGCCTACGGTTCAGTACCTATCCGACCAACTGAATGTATCGCCCCGCTATTTAAGCGATATGCTCCGCATGCATACCGGGCAAAATACGCAGCAACATATTCATACCAAGTTGATTGAAAAAGCCAAGGAATTATTGAGTACTACTAATCTTTCGGTAGCCGAAATTGCCTACCAACTCGGTTTTGAGTACCCCCAATCGTTCAATAAAATCTTTAAACGTAAGGCCGACGTATCACCGATTGAATTCCGGCAATCGTTTAATTGA
- a CDS encoding NAD(P)-dependent alcohol dehydrogenase, whose product MIHSKGYAAQSAETNLAPWNFDRRDLGPHDVLIDIAYCGVCHTDVHLTRNEWFPGIFPMVPGHEIVGIISQVGSHVQTFKKGDRAAVGVMVDSCRTCEECRNGQEQFCSVSPVLTYNNLDHSGQPVYGGYANNIVVPEHFALHVAENLDFAAVAPLLCAGITTYSPLRKWKVGEGHKLAVVGLGGLGHMAVKFGVAFGAEVTVLSTSPNKAEAAKKLGAHQFVVTKDEEQMKSALRSFHFIIDTVAANHDINPYLGLLKTNGVYINVGMPAEPWQLPSFALATGNKVVAGSGAGGLPETQEMLDFCAQHSIVSDIELINIKDIHTAFERMLKGDVLYRFVIDMATL is encoded by the coding sequence ATGATTCACTCGAAAGGATATGCAGCGCAAAGTGCTGAAACGAATTTAGCCCCATGGAATTTTGACCGGAGGGACCTTGGACCGCATGACGTACTGATCGATATTGCTTATTGTGGAGTTTGCCACACCGACGTTCATTTGACGCGCAATGAATGGTTTCCCGGTATCTTTCCAATGGTACCCGGTCATGAGATTGTCGGTATCATTTCGCAGGTTGGCAGTCACGTACAAACGTTTAAAAAGGGCGACCGTGCCGCAGTGGGTGTGATGGTTGACTCCTGCCGGACCTGTGAAGAGTGCAGAAACGGGCAGGAGCAATTCTGTAGCGTGAGTCCGGTGCTGACGTACAACAATCTAGACCACAGCGGCCAGCCTGTCTACGGTGGCTATGCCAATAACATTGTTGTGCCCGAACATTTCGCCCTGCATGTAGCCGAAAACCTCGACTTTGCCGCTGTAGCCCCGTTGCTCTGTGCAGGCATCACGACCTATTCGCCCCTGCGCAAATGGAAGGTGGGCGAAGGCCATAAGCTTGCCGTTGTCGGTCTGGGTGGACTTGGCCATATGGCGGTGAAATTCGGTGTAGCTTTTGGCGCAGAAGTAACCGTATTAAGTACGTCTCCAAACAAAGCTGAAGCTGCGAAGAAACTGGGTGCGCACCAATTCGTTGTCACAAAGGATGAAGAGCAGATGAAGTCGGCTTTACGTTCATTCCACTTCATTATCGATACCGTTGCCGCCAATCACGACATTAATCCGTATCTTGGTTTACTCAAAACGAATGGTGTGTATATCAATGTGGGTATGCCAGCCGAGCCCTGGCAACTTCCTTCGTTCGCGCTGGCCACCGGCAATAAAGTAGTGGCTGGTTCAGGAGCCGGTGGTCTGCCAGAAACTCAGGAAATGCTGGATTTCTGCGCCCAGCATTCCATTGTTTCAGACATCGAGCTGATCAATATCAAAGACATTCATACCGCTTTTGAACGGATGTTAAAAGGAGATGTGTTGTATCGTTTTGTGATTGATATGGCGACGTTATAA
- the holA gene encoding DNA polymerase III subunit delta, whose amino-acid sequence MIAAVDALLKDIRNKRIAPVYLIHGDEPYYLDRIAEELEKVAIPVAERGFNQFVLFGKDTDAGAVLNYARRYPFMAERQLVLVKEAQQMAGIGDKSAQTLFEDYALNPLSSTILMLCYVREDGKPALDERKAWVKAFGAKGKLLGVKKLYDNKIPDWVGEYCREQGVKVSPKACQLLADHIGNDLKRLAGEIDKILINLHVGEEISAATVERLVGISKEYNVFELQKALSQRDIVKANQIIDYFARNSKDNPLVVILAQLFGYFSKVLLVQASKDQTDKGLAQLLGVNPFFVKDYLTAARAFTLPKVADIIHAIRRADAQSKGIDTPTMSEGDILRELVFDILH is encoded by the coding sequence TTGATTGCAGCCGTTGACGCCCTGTTAAAAGATATCCGCAATAAGCGGATTGCTCCTGTTTACCTCATTCATGGCGACGAGCCCTATTACCTCGACCGCATTGCTGAAGAACTCGAAAAGGTGGCCATACCGGTTGCCGAACGTGGTTTTAATCAATTTGTACTGTTCGGAAAAGACACAGATGCGGGGGCTGTGCTCAATTACGCCCGTCGCTATCCGTTCATGGCCGAGCGGCAACTGGTGCTGGTTAAGGAAGCCCAGCAAATGGCCGGCATCGGTGATAAATCAGCGCAGACACTCTTTGAAGACTATGCGCTGAATCCACTATCCAGTACCATATTAATGCTTTGCTATGTCAGGGAAGACGGGAAACCGGCCCTCGACGAGCGTAAAGCCTGGGTAAAGGCGTTTGGCGCGAAAGGCAAGCTATTGGGTGTCAAGAAGCTCTACGACAATAAAATCCCGGATTGGGTCGGGGAATATTGCCGGGAACAGGGAGTCAAGGTAAGCCCCAAAGCCTGTCAGCTACTGGCCGATCACATCGGGAACGACCTCAAACGACTGGCGGGCGAGATTGACAAGATTCTGATCAATCTGCACGTAGGCGAGGAAATTTCGGCCGCTACCGTCGAACGGCTGGTTGGAATCAGCAAGGAATACAACGTGTTTGAGCTTCAGAAAGCACTCAGTCAGCGCGACATCGTAAAAGCCAATCAGATTATCGACTATTTCGCCCGAAATTCGAAAGACAACCCTTTGGTTGTGATCCTGGCGCAATTGTTTGGTTATTTTAGCAAAGTGCTGCTGGTGCAGGCATCCAAAGATCAGACCGACAAAGGACTGGCCCAGCTGCTGGGCGTCAATCCGTTTTTTGTTAAAGATTATCTGACCGCGGCACGTGCCTTCACATTGCCCAAAGTCGCCGATATTATTCATGCGATCCGTCGGGCCGATGCCCAGAGCAAAGGCATCGATACACCCACGATGAGCGAGGGCGACATCCTGCGCGAACTGGTGTTCGATATTTTGCATTAG